From Anomalospiza imberbis isolate Cuckoo-Finch-1a 21T00152 unplaced genomic scaffold, ASM3175350v1 scaffold_64, whole genome shotgun sequence, a single genomic window includes:
- the LOC137467446 gene encoding serine/threonine-protein kinase pim-1-like yields the protein KAQEEALQERYRLGSLLGSGGFGSVFAATRLSDGAPVAIKRVPRNRVRHWGELPDGTSAPLEVVLLDKVSSGCTGVIQLLEWLELPDSVVLVLERPERCQELSGFLAERRFLPEEEARGLFRQVLEAVRHCTSCGVLHRDIKPENILLDLATGQLKLIDFGCGAFLQDTAYTQFAGTLSYSPPEWIHHQRYHGEAATIWSLGLLLYHLVMGKHPFRRGQEIIWGRILFPRRLSQECQDLIKRCLSMQPLDRPSLEE from the exons aaggcgcaggaggaggccctgcaggagcggtaccggctgggttcgctgctgggcagcggcggcttcggcagcgtcttcgcagccacgcggctctcggacggcgccccg gtggccatcaaaagggtgccacggaaccgcgtccggcactggggcgagctg cccgacggcaccagcgcacccctggaggtcgtgctgctggacaaggtgtcctctggctgcactggtgtcattcagctcctggagtggcttgagctccctgacagcgtcgtgctggtgctggagcgtccggagcggtgccaggagctgtcgggtttcctggcggagcggaggttcctgccggaggaggaggcgcgggggctgttccgccaggtgctggaggccgtgcggcactgcaccagctgcggggtcctgcacagggacatcaagcctgagaacatcctgctcgacctggccaccgggcagctgaaactgattgactttggctgtggcgccttcctccaagacacagcctacacccagtttgcag gaaccctgtcctacagcccaccagagtggatccaccaccaacgctaccacggcgaggcagcgacgatctggtccctgggcctcctgctgtaccacctggtcatggggaagcacccgttcaggaggggccaggagatcatctgggggcggatcttgttcccacgacggctctctcaag agtgccaggatctcattaagaggtgtttgtccatgcagcccttggacaggccatccttagaa